A region of Diospyros lotus cultivar Yz01 chromosome 3, ASM1463336v1, whole genome shotgun sequence DNA encodes the following proteins:
- the LOC127796370 gene encoding uncharacterized protein LOC127796370 isoform X2, producing the protein MPPTPKKVNFLLTPSPSDVRTSGNLGPSLYRSKSSIKSLLPKLNFKSRNSQSDIAIEATTSPVPQEKPSMARSWSLTKMFTPRIKRTSSLPVTSVVHSIPESVAGGNSGGSVSSHRKEANRFISRSLSVPVINKERRIKRTDSFFRVISLIPQVKEGDTPVSNSNPTCDAESNEADAQDIPEEEAVCRICLVELCEGGETLKMECSCKGELALAHQECAVKWFSIKGNKNCDVCKQEVQNLPVTLLRIQSVKNQTTRPNRDPQMELHAHRVWQEVPILVIVSTLAYFCFLEQLLVGKMGASAVAISLPFSCVLGLLSSMTSSTMVNRRFVWFYASVQFALVVVFAHIFYSLIHVQAVLSILFSTFAGFGIAMSGSSIYIEILRWRRRRRDASDQHHQHSQIVAVHPQGRRPAPAATSPSSFSPHLPDPHPLQAGTESPETFWVLN; encoded by the exons ATGCCTCCAACTccaaagaaagtaaattttctCTTGACTCCAAGCCCTTCTGATGTGAGGACAAGTGGGAATCTTGGCCCCTCCTTATACAGGAGCAAGTCATCCATTAAAAGCCTTTTACCAAAACTGAACTTCAAGTCGAGGAATTCCCAGTCAGACATAGCCATAGAAGCAACTACTTCTCCGGTGCCACAGGAGAAGCCGTCAATGGCAAGGTCATGGTCACTTACAAAAATGTTCACTCCTCGTATCAAAAGGACATCGTCTCTGCCTGTTACCTCAGTTGTGCATTCAATTCCTGAATCTGTTGCTGGAGGAAACTCTGGTGGTTCAGTCAGTTCACAT AGAAAGGAAGCAAATCGATTTATATCTCGCTCGCTTTCAGTCCCTGTCATCAACAAAGAGAGAAGAATAAAGAGGACGGACTCATTTTTCCGTGTCATATCCTTGATTCCCCAAGTGAAGGAAGGGGATACTCCAGTGTCAAATTCAAATCCAACCTGTGATGCTG AAAGCAATGAAGCTGATGCCCAAGATATACCTGAAGAGGAGGCAGTTTGTAGAATTTGTTTGGTTGAGTTATGTGAAGGTGGCGAGACCCTGAAGATGGAGTGCAGCTGCAAAGGTGAGCTTGCTTTGGCTCACCAAGAATGTGCAGTGAAGTGGTTTAGCATTAAAGGCAACAAGAACTGCGATGTGTGCAAGCAAGAGGTTCAAAATTTACCCGTCACACTTTTACGGATACAAAGTGTTAAAAATCAAACTACACGGCCAAATAGAGACCCGCAGATGGAACTTCACGCACACAG GGTTTGGCAGGAAGTGCCAATTCTTGTGATTGTCAGCACACTCGCATACTTCTGTTTTCTTGAGCAGCTTTTG GTTGGAAAAATGGGTGCTAGTGCAGTTGCCAtatctcttccattttcttGTGTGCTGGGCCTCCTTTCATCCATGACCTCATCAACCATGG TGAATCGACGATTCGTCTGGTTTTATGCATCAGTCCAATTCGCTCTTGTGGTTGTGTTTGCCCATATTTTCTATTCATTG ATTCATGTGCAAGCAGTCCTATCGATTCTCTTCTCAACGTTCGcaggatttggaatcgccatgAGTGGCAGTTCCATTTACATCGAAATTTTGAGATGGAGACGCCGACGGCGCGATGCATCAGATCAGCACCACCAGCACTCCCAAATCGTGGCGGTGCACCCACAAGGAAGAAGGCCTGCTCCGGCCGcaacttctccttcttctttttcgcCACATCTGCCGGATCCTCATCCACTGCAAGCCGGAACAGAGAGCCCAGAAACATTTTGGGTGCTGAATTAA
- the LOC127796370 gene encoding uncharacterized protein LOC127796370 isoform X1, producing MTGTEDSNSSIKGQEHEANACEKEEAIPVQKAENSCATIEKTPRKHLRRQNLSLDILPSRTLLDSPQEFVQIKMPPTPKKVNFLLTPSPSDVRTSGNLGPSLYRSKSSIKSLLPKLNFKSRNSQSDIAIEATTSPVPQEKPSMARSWSLTKMFTPRIKRTSSLPVTSVVHSIPESVAGGNSGGSVSSHRKEANRFISRSLSVPVINKERRIKRTDSFFRVISLIPQVKEGDTPVSNSNPTCDAESNEADAQDIPEEEAVCRICLVELCEGGETLKMECSCKGELALAHQECAVKWFSIKGNKNCDVCKQEVQNLPVTLLRIQSVKNQTTRPNRDPQMELHAHRVWQEVPILVIVSTLAYFCFLEQLLVGKMGASAVAISLPFSCVLGLLSSMTSSTMVNRRFVWFYASVQFALVVVFAHIFYSLIHVQAVLSILFSTFAGFGIAMSGSSIYIEILRWRRRRRDASDQHHQHSQIVAVHPQGRRPAPAATSPSSFSPHLPDPHPLQAGTESPETFWVLN from the exons ATGACGGGAACTGAGGACTCAAACTCCTCAATCAAGGGGCAGGAGCATGAAGCGAATGCATGTGAAAAGGAAGAAGCTATCCCAGTTCAGAAG GCAGAAAATTCCTGTGCTACAATTGAAAAAACACCGCGTAAGCACTTGAGGAGACAGAATTTGTCACTGGATATATTACCCTCAAGAACATTATTGGACTCTCCTCAGGAGTTTGTTCAAATCAAAATGCCTCCAACTccaaagaaagtaaattttctCTTGACTCCAAGCCCTTCTGATGTGAGGACAAGTGGGAATCTTGGCCCCTCCTTATACAGGAGCAAGTCATCCATTAAAAGCCTTTTACCAAAACTGAACTTCAAGTCGAGGAATTCCCAGTCAGACATAGCCATAGAAGCAACTACTTCTCCGGTGCCACAGGAGAAGCCGTCAATGGCAAGGTCATGGTCACTTACAAAAATGTTCACTCCTCGTATCAAAAGGACATCGTCTCTGCCTGTTACCTCAGTTGTGCATTCAATTCCTGAATCTGTTGCTGGAGGAAACTCTGGTGGTTCAGTCAGTTCACAT AGAAAGGAAGCAAATCGATTTATATCTCGCTCGCTTTCAGTCCCTGTCATCAACAAAGAGAGAAGAATAAAGAGGACGGACTCATTTTTCCGTGTCATATCCTTGATTCCCCAAGTGAAGGAAGGGGATACTCCAGTGTCAAATTCAAATCCAACCTGTGATGCTG AAAGCAATGAAGCTGATGCCCAAGATATACCTGAAGAGGAGGCAGTTTGTAGAATTTGTTTGGTTGAGTTATGTGAAGGTGGCGAGACCCTGAAGATGGAGTGCAGCTGCAAAGGTGAGCTTGCTTTGGCTCACCAAGAATGTGCAGTGAAGTGGTTTAGCATTAAAGGCAACAAGAACTGCGATGTGTGCAAGCAAGAGGTTCAAAATTTACCCGTCACACTTTTACGGATACAAAGTGTTAAAAATCAAACTACACGGCCAAATAGAGACCCGCAGATGGAACTTCACGCACACAG GGTTTGGCAGGAAGTGCCAATTCTTGTGATTGTCAGCACACTCGCATACTTCTGTTTTCTTGAGCAGCTTTTG GTTGGAAAAATGGGTGCTAGTGCAGTTGCCAtatctcttccattttcttGTGTGCTGGGCCTCCTTTCATCCATGACCTCATCAACCATGG TGAATCGACGATTCGTCTGGTTTTATGCATCAGTCCAATTCGCTCTTGTGGTTGTGTTTGCCCATATTTTCTATTCATTG ATTCATGTGCAAGCAGTCCTATCGATTCTCTTCTCAACGTTCGcaggatttggaatcgccatgAGTGGCAGTTCCATTTACATCGAAATTTTGAGATGGAGACGCCGACGGCGCGATGCATCAGATCAGCACCACCAGCACTCCCAAATCGTGGCGGTGCACCCACAAGGAAGAAGGCCTGCTCCGGCCGcaacttctccttcttctttttcgcCACATCTGCCGGATCCTCATCCACTGCAAGCCGGAACAGAGAGCCCAGAAACATTTTGGGTGCTGAATTAA
- the LOC127796370 gene encoding uncharacterized protein LOC127796370 isoform X3, with product MTGTEDSNSSIKGQEHEANACEKEEAIPVQKAENSCATIEKTPRKHLRRQNLSLDILPSRTLLDSPQEFVQIKMPPTPKKVNFLLTPSPSDVRTSGNLGPSLYRSKSSIKSLLPKLNFKSRNSQSDIAIEATTSPVPQEKPSMARSWSLTKMFTPRIKRTSSLPVTSVVHSIPESVAGGNSGGSVSSHRKEANRFISRSLSVPVINKERRIKRTDSFFRVISLIPQVKEGDTPVSNSNPTCDAESNEADAQDIPEEEAVCRICLVELCEGGETLKMECSCKGELALAHQECAVKWFSIKGNKNCDVCKQEVQNLPVTLLRIQSVKNQTTRPNRDPQMELHAHRVWQEVPILVIVSTLAYFCFLEQLLVGKMGASAVAISLPFSCVLGLLSSMTSSTMVNRRFVWFYASVQFALVVVFAHIFYSLDLESP from the exons ATGACGGGAACTGAGGACTCAAACTCCTCAATCAAGGGGCAGGAGCATGAAGCGAATGCATGTGAAAAGGAAGAAGCTATCCCAGTTCAGAAG GCAGAAAATTCCTGTGCTACAATTGAAAAAACACCGCGTAAGCACTTGAGGAGACAGAATTTGTCACTGGATATATTACCCTCAAGAACATTATTGGACTCTCCTCAGGAGTTTGTTCAAATCAAAATGCCTCCAACTccaaagaaagtaaattttctCTTGACTCCAAGCCCTTCTGATGTGAGGACAAGTGGGAATCTTGGCCCCTCCTTATACAGGAGCAAGTCATCCATTAAAAGCCTTTTACCAAAACTGAACTTCAAGTCGAGGAATTCCCAGTCAGACATAGCCATAGAAGCAACTACTTCTCCGGTGCCACAGGAGAAGCCGTCAATGGCAAGGTCATGGTCACTTACAAAAATGTTCACTCCTCGTATCAAAAGGACATCGTCTCTGCCTGTTACCTCAGTTGTGCATTCAATTCCTGAATCTGTTGCTGGAGGAAACTCTGGTGGTTCAGTCAGTTCACAT AGAAAGGAAGCAAATCGATTTATATCTCGCTCGCTTTCAGTCCCTGTCATCAACAAAGAGAGAAGAATAAAGAGGACGGACTCATTTTTCCGTGTCATATCCTTGATTCCCCAAGTGAAGGAAGGGGATACTCCAGTGTCAAATTCAAATCCAACCTGTGATGCTG AAAGCAATGAAGCTGATGCCCAAGATATACCTGAAGAGGAGGCAGTTTGTAGAATTTGTTTGGTTGAGTTATGTGAAGGTGGCGAGACCCTGAAGATGGAGTGCAGCTGCAAAGGTGAGCTTGCTTTGGCTCACCAAGAATGTGCAGTGAAGTGGTTTAGCATTAAAGGCAACAAGAACTGCGATGTGTGCAAGCAAGAGGTTCAAAATTTACCCGTCACACTTTTACGGATACAAAGTGTTAAAAATCAAACTACACGGCCAAATAGAGACCCGCAGATGGAACTTCACGCACACAG GGTTTGGCAGGAAGTGCCAATTCTTGTGATTGTCAGCACACTCGCATACTTCTGTTTTCTTGAGCAGCTTTTG GTTGGAAAAATGGGTGCTAGTGCAGTTGCCAtatctcttccattttcttGTGTGCTGGGCCTCCTTTCATCCATGACCTCATCAACCATGG TGAATCGACGATTCGTCTGGTTTTATGCATCAGTCCAATTCGCTCTTGTGGTTGTGTTTGCCCATATTTTCTATTCATTG gatttggaatcgccatgA
- the LOC127796908 gene encoding uncharacterized protein LOC127796908: MDFKVLKWQILRGSIMRRLILKLFLFGLAMAIFPFLEIAHDVRTLEPLSMDFDECPLNFGSNACVNLSWVVKPLAAFGIPLDRSSILTPCKETGNLTINVFKELVENNLLETSARALCVGEGSSKAVTALREFGFSNALGIDTHPFFSLSRKRFVYELGFKDNYFDFVFSKALDRVSVPALLVHEIERVLRPGGTGAMIVGTSNFYSGGLVRAATPVSSFLRSSNIVHVCGIGSFTLVTFEKKLDQVALLEHYRLPSECQSVTNNKPFIKHLEPLEEYNSGPLGTKISYLPKLVNISSRNRLIYINIGAGEVMNSTISELFKPYYPIDPRTFNVYLIDGDASALSFYVKNPGVSFVYYPGLAGENYMSSLSSDEYLSAPFDEEEFDFIGWFERTVSVGDFVVIMMNARTMELKILFELFESGAICHVDEIFLRCSDNVDCKSSACGDCMSLFKGLRNSGIFVHRWLEN; this comes from the coding sequence ATGGATTTCAAGGTGCTTAAATGGCAGATCCTTCGTGGGTCAATAATGAGGCGCTTGATTCTGAAATTGTTCTTGTTTGGCTTGGCCATGGCTATATTTCCCTTCTTGGAAATTGCCCATGATGTTCGGACATTGGAGCCTCTCTCTATGGATTTCGATGAATGCCCTCTGAATTTTGGGTCCAATGCATGCGTCAATCTCTCCTGGGTTGTAAAACCCCTAGCTGCCTTTGGAATTCCGCTTGATAGGTCGTCAATCTTGACACCTTGCAAGGAAACTGGGAATTTGACCATTAATGTGTTCAAAGAGCTTGTGGAGAATAATCTGTTAGAGACTAGTGCAAGAGCTCTTTGTGTCGGGGAGGGATCTTCCAAGGCAGTCACGGCATTGCGGGAATTCGGATTCTCCAACGCCCTTGGTATTGATACCCACCCCTTTTTCTCTCTGTCACGGAAACGTTTTGTGTACGAGCTCGGATTCAAGGATAATTATTTCGATTTTGTCTTCTCTAAAGCTCTTGATAGAGTTTCCGTGCCCGCTCTTCTCGTGCATGAGATTGAGCGTGTTTTGAGGCCTGGGGGCACTGGCGCAATGATTGTAGGTACCAGCAATTTCTATTCTGGTGGCTTGGTTAGGGCTGCCACCCCGGTTTCATCATTCCTGAGAAGTTCTAATATTGTGCATGTATGCGGTATTGGCTCTTTCACGCTGGTTACTTTCGAGAAAAAACTTGATCAAGTTGCTTTGTTAGAGCATTACCGGCTTCCTAGTGAGTGCCAGTCAGTCACAAACAATAAGCCTTTTATAAAGCACTTGGAACCTCTGGAAGAGTATAATTCAGGACCACTTGGAACGAAAATTTCATATCTACCCAAACTCGTGAACATTTCCTCAAGGAACAGGTTGATCTACATTAACATAGGTGCAGGGGAAGTCATGAACTCCACCATTTCAGAACTGTTCAAGCCCTATTATCCCATTGACCCTCGAACTTTCAATGTCTATCTCATTGATGGCGATGCTTCTGCCCTCtcattttacgtgaaaaaccctGGTGTCTCTTTTGTTTATTATCCAGGCCTTGCTGGAGAAAATTATATGAGCAGTCTCAGTTCTGATGAGTATTTGAGTGCACCATTCGATGAAGAAgaatttgattttattggttGGTTCGAAAGAACAGTTTCTGTTGGAGACTTTGTTGTTATTATGATGAACGCAAGAACGATGGAGCTTAAAATTCTGTTTGAATTATTTGAAAGTGGAGCAATATGCCATGTTGACGAAATCTTCCTTCGCTGTTCAGACAACGTAGACTGCAAAAGTTCTGCCTGTGGTGATTGCATGAGCCTCTTCAAGGGTCTAAGGAACAGCGGGATCTTTGTCCATCGCTGGTTGGAGAACTGA